In one window of Streptomyces roseofulvus DNA:
- a CDS encoding serine/threonine-protein kinase, which produces MAMMRLRREDPRIVGAFRLHRRLGAGGMGVVYLGSDRRGQRVALKVIRPDLAEDQEFRSRFAREVSAARRIRGGCTARLVAADLDAERPWFATQYVPGPSLHDRVAEEGPLRAADVASIGAALSEGLVAVHEAGVVHRDLKPSNILLSPKGPRIIDFGIAWATGASTLTHVGTAVGSPGFLAPEQVRGAAVTPATDVFSLGATLAYASMGDSPFGHGSSEVMLYRVVHEEAQLQGVPDALAPLIRACLAKDPEDRPSTLQLSMRLKEIAAREAQGLPAARPPAPRERVEERGTLRPTERYTERDTRGREPERAAARGRGPAPSSRPSAPSRTGGGSRGPQSRPGARQGNRTTSTGRRPANPRLLRQRLVVFVVVTLLVALGIAAAQALQG; this is translated from the coding sequence ATGGCGATGATGCGGCTCCGGCGCGAGGACCCGCGGATCGTCGGGGCGTTCCGGCTCCACCGCAGGCTGGGCGCCGGAGGGATGGGGGTCGTGTACCTCGGCTCCGACCGGCGCGGTCAGCGGGTGGCCCTGAAGGTGATCCGGCCCGATCTGGCCGAGGACCAGGAGTTCCGGTCGCGGTTCGCCCGCGAGGTGTCGGCGGCCCGGCGGATCCGGGGCGGCTGCACCGCCCGGCTGGTCGCCGCCGACCTCGACGCCGAACGGCCCTGGTTCGCCACCCAGTACGTGCCCGGCCCCTCGCTGCACGACCGGGTCGCCGAGGAGGGTCCGCTGCGGGCCGCCGACGTGGCGTCGATCGGCGCCGCGCTCTCCGAGGGCCTGGTCGCCGTCCACGAGGCCGGGGTCGTCCACCGCGACCTGAAGCCGTCGAACATCCTGCTCTCCCCCAAGGGCCCCCGCATCATCGACTTCGGGATCGCCTGGGCCACCGGGGCCAGCACCCTCACCCACGTCGGCACCGCGGTCGGCTCCCCCGGGTTCCTCGCGCCCGAGCAGGTGCGGGGCGCCGCCGTGACGCCGGCGACGGACGTCTTCTCGCTCGGCGCCACCCTCGCGTACGCCTCGATGGGCGACTCCCCCTTCGGGCACGGCAGTTCCGAGGTCATGCTCTACCGCGTGGTGCACGAGGAGGCGCAGCTCCAGGGCGTGCCCGACGCGCTCGCGCCGCTGATCCGGGCCTGTCTGGCGAAGGACCCGGAGGACCGGCCCAGCACGCTCCAGCTGTCGATGCGGCTCAAGGAGATCGCCGCCCGCGAGGCGCAGGGGCTGCCGGCCGCCCGGCCGCCGGCCCCGCGCGAGCGGGTGGAGGAGCGCGGCACGCTGCGGCCGACCGAGCGGTACACGGAGCGGGACACCCGGGGCCGCGAGCCGGAGCGCGCGGCCGCCCGGGGGCGCGGGCCCGCGCCGTCCTCGCGGCCCTCGGCGCCCTCCCGTACCGGCGGCGGCTCGCGGGGGCCGCAGTCGCGGCCCGGGGCCCGGCAGGGGAACCGGACGACGTCCACCGGCCGCCGCCCGGCCAATCCGCGGCTGCTGCGCCAGCGGCTGGTCGTCTTCGTGGTGGTGACGCTGCTGGTGGCCCTGGGCATCGCCGCCGCCCAGGCCCTCCAGGGCTGA